The following are encoded in a window of Rhizobium bangladeshense genomic DNA:
- a CDS encoding ABC transporter substrate-binding protein, which yields MSNILKHSVSSALIGLGGMLACMAGAHAADKVSYGTNWLAQAEHGGFYQAVADGTYAKYGLDVTIVQGGPNAANSALLISGKIDFYMGGPQGEISAVEQGIPLVDVAAIFQKDPQVLIAHPDAGIEKFEDLAKLKTLFLSKDGYLTYFEWMKANFKGFRDEQYKPYNFSPAPFLADKDSAQQGYLTSEPYEIQKQAGFEPKVFLLADNGYSPYSTMITTTQAMIDAKPDLVQRFVDASIEGWYHYLYGDNTKANELIKKDNPEMTDGQIAYSIAKMKEYGIIESGDSLDKGIGCLTEAHYKAFFDEMVDIKVFKPETDYTKAFTTKFVCKGIGMAMKK from the coding sequence TCTCTTCCGCACTTATAGGTCTTGGCGGAATGTTAGCCTGCATGGCTGGCGCGCATGCAGCCGATAAGGTCAGCTATGGCACCAACTGGCTGGCGCAGGCCGAACATGGCGGGTTCTATCAGGCGGTTGCCGATGGCACCTATGCGAAATACGGCCTCGATGTGACAATCGTCCAGGGAGGCCCCAATGCGGCAAACAGCGCACTGCTGATCTCCGGTAAGATCGATTTTTACATGGGCGGACCGCAGGGCGAGATTTCGGCCGTCGAGCAGGGCATACCGCTCGTCGATGTCGCCGCAATCTTCCAGAAGGATCCGCAGGTGCTAATCGCACATCCCGATGCAGGCATCGAGAAATTCGAAGATCTCGCTAAACTCAAGACGCTGTTTCTCAGCAAGGACGGCTATCTTACCTATTTCGAATGGATGAAGGCGAATTTCAAAGGTTTCAGGGACGAGCAGTACAAGCCCTATAATTTCAGCCCTGCGCCCTTCCTTGCCGACAAGGATTCCGCACAGCAAGGTTATCTCACCTCCGAACCTTATGAGATCCAGAAGCAGGCCGGCTTCGAGCCGAAAGTCTTCCTGCTCGCCGACAACGGCTACTCTCCCTATTCGACGATGATCACCACGACCCAGGCAATGATCGACGCCAAGCCCGATCTCGTCCAGCGCTTCGTCGACGCCTCGATCGAGGGCTGGTACCACTATCTCTACGGCGATAACACCAAGGCCAACGAGCTGATCAAGAAGGACAATCCTGAAATGACGGATGGCCAGATCGCCTATTCCATCGCCAAGATGAAGGAATACGGCATCATCGAATCCGGCGACAGTCTCGACAAGGGCATCGGCTGCCTGACCGAGGCGCATTACAAGGCGTTCTTCGACGAAATGGTTGATATCAAGGTGTTCAAGCCGGAGACGGATTATACCAAGGCCTTCACGACCAAATTCGTCTGCAAGGGCATTGGAATGGCGATGAAGAAGTAA
- a CDS encoding ABC transporter ATP-binding protein yields MPPAEAQALSPKETRKRPLVVMQSVSKAFSSGTVALSNMSLTVEGGEFISLLGPSGCGKSTALRIIAGLGDVTSGAIDWPSSRINSKGLPEGDIGFVFQEPTLMPWKNVFDNVHLPLRLRHISKKAAHDQIMEALTTVGLEDFASAYPRELSGGMKMRVSIARALVTKPKLLLMDEPFAALDEITRQKLNDDVLRLWKVTGITVIFVTHSVFESAYLSNRIVVMKARPGRVHADLPLTASLERDAHYRTSEEYRKACETVSHSLIGAINAAGDHR; encoded by the coding sequence ATGCCCCCAGCAGAAGCTCAGGCACTATCCCCGAAAGAGACGCGCAAGCGGCCGCTGGTCGTCATGCAATCGGTCTCGAAAGCCTTCTCCAGCGGAACCGTGGCCCTTTCGAACATGTCGCTTACCGTGGAAGGCGGTGAGTTCATCAGCCTGCTCGGCCCTTCCGGATGCGGCAAGTCGACGGCGCTGCGGATCATTGCCGGCCTAGGCGACGTCACGTCGGGCGCGATCGACTGGCCGAGTTCGCGCATCAATTCCAAGGGCCTTCCGGAGGGGGATATCGGCTTCGTTTTTCAGGAGCCGACGCTGATGCCCTGGAAGAACGTGTTCGACAATGTTCACCTGCCGCTGAGGCTTCGACATATTTCCAAGAAGGCGGCGCATGATCAGATCATGGAAGCGCTGACCACCGTTGGCCTCGAGGATTTCGCCAGCGCCTACCCGCGCGAGCTTTCCGGCGGCATGAAGATGCGTGTGTCGATCGCTCGCGCGCTGGTGACGAAGCCGAAGCTGCTGCTGATGGACGAGCCCTTCGCGGCTCTCGACGAGATCACCCGCCAGAAGCTGAATGACGACGTGCTCCGGCTTTGGAAGGTGACCGGCATTACCGTCATCTTCGTCACCCATTCGGTCTTCGAATCCGCCTATCTCTCGAACCGCATCGTTGTGATGAAGGCAAGGCCCGGACGCGTGCATGCCGATCTGCCGCTGACAGCCAGCCTGGAACGCGACGCCCATTACCGCACTTCGGAAGAGTATCGCAAAGCCTGCGAGACGGTCTCGCATTCGCTCATCGGCGCGATCAACGCCGCGGGGGATCATCGATGA
- a CDS encoding ABC transporter permease: MIDETAAAPLLVKTAASVRSRDLALRVLIPLLVITALILIWYAYVRLSGVPPYILPGPAAVASAFVTDWGTLAPALWVTTKITLMSLMLALVGGVGFAIFLVQSRWIELAFYPLAVILQVTPIVAISPLILIYAPSTQVALLICAFLVAFFPILSNMVQGLKSVDHNLINLFELYGASRWQTLLFLKLPAAQPYFMTGLRIGGGLALIAAVVAEFAAGSAGAGSGLAFRLLEAQYRLNIPRLFAALLMLSLLGVAIFAVTSFISWLALHRWHESSLKREN, from the coding sequence ATGATTGACGAAACGGCCGCCGCACCGCTGCTTGTCAAAACCGCTGCAAGCGTCAGGAGCCGCGATCTGGCGCTGCGCGTCCTGATCCCTTTGCTTGTTATCACGGCGCTGATCCTGATCTGGTATGCCTATGTCAGACTGTCCGGCGTGCCGCCCTATATTCTGCCGGGCCCGGCCGCCGTCGCCAGTGCTTTCGTCACCGACTGGGGTACGCTTGCCCCTGCCCTCTGGGTCACAACCAAGATCACGCTGATGTCGCTGATGCTGGCGCTCGTCGGCGGCGTGGGTTTTGCGATCTTCCTCGTGCAATCGCGCTGGATCGAACTCGCCTTCTATCCGCTCGCGGTCATCCTCCAGGTCACACCCATCGTCGCAATCTCGCCGCTGATCCTTATCTACGCGCCGTCGACGCAGGTGGCGCTGCTGATATGCGCTTTCCTCGTCGCCTTCTTCCCGATCCTTTCGAATATGGTCCAGGGGCTGAAAAGCGTCGACCACAACCTCATCAACCTGTTCGAGCTCTACGGCGCCTCACGCTGGCAGACGCTGCTCTTTCTCAAGCTGCCGGCTGCCCAGCCCTATTTCATGACTGGCCTCAGGATCGGCGGCGGCCTCGCGCTCATTGCCGCCGTCGTCGCGGAATTTGCCGCAGGTTCGGCGGGTGCCGGATCCGGTCTCGCTTTCCGGCTTCTCGAAGCGCAGTACCGGCTCAATATTCCGCGCCTTTTCGCGGCGCTGCTGATGCTCTCTCTGCTCGGCGTGGCGATCTTCGCCGTCACCTCCTTCATTTCCTGGCTTGCCCTGCACCGCTGGCACGAGAGCAGCCTGAAACGGGAAAACTGA
- a CDS encoding cytosine deaminase codes for MTYSFISPPNAGRFVLSNATLPAAAVTGYQGLVVEGLVRADIVIADGIIAGVLPPGEAPVELAKSDLKEGMVWPCFADMHTHLDKGHIWPRNANPDGTFPGALEAVRADREAHWSAADVKKRMEFSLRSAYAHGTSLIRTHLDSLAPQHRISFEVFAEMREAWKDRIALQAVALFPMENMADAAYFADLVAVVRETGGLIGGVTRMSAALDSQLDMLFRTAADTGLDVDLHVDETDDPAAETLKAITQAVLRNRFDGKVTAGHCCSLARQDEETTKRTVDLVAEAGIAIVSLPMCNMYLQDRYCGRTPRWRGVTLFKELAAAGVATAVASDNTRDPFYAYGDLDPVEVFREAVRILHLDHPLDTAARVVTTSPADILGRPDVGRIAVGASADLVLFSARRWSEFLSRPQSDRVVLRRGKVIDRSLPDYRELDSVIGA; via the coding sequence ATGACCTATTCCTTTATATCGCCGCCCAATGCCGGCCGCTTCGTGCTGAGTAATGCGACGCTGCCTGCCGCCGCCGTCACCGGTTATCAGGGGCTTGTTGTCGAGGGGCTCGTCCGGGCCGATATCGTCATCGCCGACGGCATCATTGCCGGTGTATTGCCACCCGGGGAAGCGCCCGTGGAGCTGGCGAAATCCGACCTGAAGGAGGGCATGGTCTGGCCCTGCTTCGCCGATATGCACACGCATCTCGACAAGGGCCACATCTGGCCGCGCAACGCCAATCCGGACGGCACATTCCCGGGAGCTTTGGAAGCCGTGCGCGCCGATCGCGAGGCGCACTGGTCGGCCGCCGACGTGAAGAAGCGCATGGAGTTTTCCCTGCGTTCCGCCTACGCACACGGCACCAGCCTCATTCGAACCCATCTCGATTCCCTTGCGCCGCAGCACCGCATTTCCTTCGAGGTCTTCGCCGAAATGCGCGAGGCCTGGAAGGACAGGATCGCATTGCAGGCCGTGGCGCTGTTTCCGATGGAAAACATGGCGGACGCGGCCTATTTCGCCGATCTCGTCGCGGTGGTCCGCGAAACGGGCGGGCTGATCGGCGGCGTCACCCGGATGAGCGCCGCTCTCGACAGCCAGCTCGACATGCTGTTCAGAACCGCGGCCGATACGGGCCTCGATGTCGATCTTCATGTCGATGAGACGGACGATCCGGCTGCCGAAACCCTAAAGGCGATCACGCAAGCGGTGCTCCGCAACCGCTTCGACGGCAAGGTGACGGCCGGCCATTGCTGCTCACTCGCCCGCCAGGATGAGGAGACGACAAAACGCACGGTCGATCTCGTCGCAGAGGCCGGTATCGCCATCGTCTCGCTGCCGATGTGCAACATGTATCTGCAGGACCGCTATTGCGGCCGGACACCGCGCTGGCGCGGCGTCACCCTGTTCAAGGAACTGGCCGCGGCCGGCGTCGCGACAGCGGTCGCCTCCGACAATACCCGCGATCCCTTCTACGCCTATGGCGATCTCGACCCGGTGGAGGTGTTTCGTGAGGCAGTCCGCATCCTGCATCTCGACCATCCGCTGGATACCGCCGCCCGCGTCGTCACCACCTCACCCGCCGATATTCTCGGCCGGCCGGATGTGGGGCGCATCGCCGTCGGCGCATCGGCCGATCTCGTGCTCTTCAGCGCCAGGCGCTGGAGCGAATTTCTTTCCCGTCCGCAGTCCGACCGCGTCGTGCTTCGCCGCGGCAAGGTAATTGACCGCAGCCTGCCGGACTATCGTGAACTCGACAGCGTCATTGGAGCCTGA
- a CDS encoding FAD-binding oxidoreductase, with amino-acid sequence MPDYQTIKKELEGIAIEDNPALVRQKSRDFYWYSPILKAQLDNVTADLVVTPKNEEEVIRTLKVAFAHGVPVTPRGGGTGNYGQAMPLSGGIVLNLAAMDKIKEIHPGRVICEPGIIIAQLDKQTKAHSGQELRFHPSTAQMATVGGFIAGGSGGVGSITWGGLRDLGNILRLRVVTMEAEPRVLDLTGWDLQKVSHAYGTNGVITEIEMPLAPAYDWVDVLVGYDDFMACVRFSDALAKCNGILVKEIAPIAAPIPHDYFTRHKPYIRKGQSVVVLMIAPHAMDAFLAFTSAHKGEVIFRSDKVESMKGIPHAYELAWNHTTLRALKVDPGFTYLQVQYPGPDHVAKVAKMVEIFGDEVPGHLEFIKFDGQIQCSGLPLVRYTTEERLEEIIRIHQDHGCPIFNPHRYTLEEGGMKRTDKVQLAFKHETDPKGLLNPGKMIAWENPDFDFNAGKNYLFPGLASVMEAS; translated from the coding sequence ATGCCGGATTATCAGACGATCAAAAAGGAACTCGAGGGCATCGCCATCGAAGACAATCCGGCGCTGGTGCGCCAGAAGAGCCGCGATTTCTATTGGTATTCGCCGATACTGAAGGCGCAGCTCGACAATGTGACGGCCGATCTCGTCGTCACGCCGAAAAACGAGGAAGAGGTCATCCGGACGCTGAAGGTTGCCTTCGCGCATGGCGTGCCGGTCACGCCCCGTGGCGGCGGCACCGGCAATTACGGGCAGGCGATGCCGCTCTCCGGCGGCATCGTGCTGAACCTGGCGGCCATGGACAAGATCAAGGAAATCCATCCCGGCCGGGTGATTTGCGAACCGGGCATCATCATTGCCCAGCTCGACAAACAGACCAAGGCCCATTCCGGCCAGGAGCTGCGGTTCCATCCCTCGACGGCTCAGATGGCGACCGTTGGCGGTTTCATCGCCGGCGGCTCCGGCGGCGTCGGCTCGATCACCTGGGGTGGCTTGCGCGATCTCGGCAATATTCTGCGCCTGCGGGTCGTCACCATGGAAGCCGAGCCGCGTGTGCTCGATCTCACCGGCTGGGACCTGCAAAAGGTCAGCCATGCATACGGCACTAACGGCGTCATCACCGAGATCGAAATGCCGCTGGCACCTGCCTATGATTGGGTCGACGTTCTCGTCGGCTATGACGATTTCATGGCATGCGTGCGATTTTCGGACGCGCTTGCCAAATGCAATGGCATTCTCGTCAAAGAGATAGCGCCAATCGCTGCTCCGATCCCTCATGACTACTTCACCCGTCACAAGCCCTATATCCGCAAGGGGCAGTCGGTGGTGGTGCTGATGATCGCACCGCATGCGATGGATGCCTTCCTGGCCTTCACTTCAGCCCACAAGGGCGAAGTGATCTTCCGCTCCGACAAGGTCGAGAGCATGAAGGGCATCCCGCATGCCTACGAACTTGCCTGGAACCACACGACCCTGCGGGCGCTGAAGGTCGATCCGGGCTTTACCTACCTGCAGGTCCAGTATCCGGGCCCGGATCACGTGGCCAAGGTCGCCAAGATGGTGGAGATCTTCGGCGACGAGGTGCCGGGGCATCTCGAATTCATCAAGTTCGACGGGCAGATCCAGTGCTCCGGTCTGCCGCTGGTGCGCTATACCACAGAGGAGCGTCTTGAAGAGATCATCCGAATCCACCAGGATCACGGCTGCCCGATCTTCAATCCGCACCGCTATACGCTGGAGGAAGGCGGCATGAAGCGCACCGACAAGGTACAGCTCGCCTTCAAGCACGAAACCGATCCCAAGGGGCTTCTGAACCCCGGCAAGATGATCGCCTGGGAGAACCCTGACTTCGATTTCAATGCCGGCAAGAACTATCTCTTCCCCGGCCTTGCGAGCGTCATGGAGGCCTCATGA
- a CDS encoding NAD(P)H-dependent oxidoreductase, protein MRVLVLHSHPVEESYGKALYKQTLESLRHAGHDVDGCDLYAENFDPVLSRHDRLAYHDYPGNTEPVKSYVERLKRAEGLVLVTPVWNFGFPAILKGYFDRVWLPGVSFELIEGKVESRLRHIRRLAAVLTYGATPFRAFAAGNPPKKIVKRVLRAQINPLRPVTFLAHYDMNNCTPETRARFLAKVKTSMENF, encoded by the coding sequence ATGAGGGTTCTCGTGCTGCATTCGCATCCGGTGGAGGAAAGCTACGGCAAGGCGCTCTACAAGCAGACTCTGGAAAGCCTGCGCCACGCCGGCCACGACGTGGACGGATGCGATCTCTACGCCGAGAACTTCGATCCCGTTCTTTCCCGGCATGACCGGCTCGCCTATCACGACTATCCCGGCAATACCGAACCGGTGAAATCCTATGTCGAGCGGCTGAAGCGGGCCGAAGGACTGGTGCTGGTGACACCGGTCTGGAACTTCGGTTTCCCGGCGATACTGAAAGGCTATTTCGATCGCGTCTGGCTTCCCGGTGTCTCCTTCGAACTCATTGAGGGCAAGGTGGAATCGCGGCTGCGCCATATAAGACGGCTTGCCGCTGTGCTGACTTATGGAGCAACGCCATTCCGCGCCTTCGCCGCCGGCAACCCGCCAAAGAAGATCGTCAAGCGGGTTTTGAGGGCGCAGATCAATCCGCTACGCCCGGTCACCTTCCTTGCTCATTACGACATGAACAACTGTACGCCTGAAACGCGAGCGCGTTTTCTGGCGAAGGTGAAGACGTCGATGGAAAATTTCTGA
- a CDS encoding RidA family protein, producing MKKIFNPPSVRRPFGNYNHGLLVPPGASLLVTSGQLGIGLDDDVPEDIGKQAEMCFEAIKAILEDAQMSFADVIRISGFVTKREDFPTYMAVRDKYTLDPKPVSTLIIVSGFTRPEFLVEVEVTAAKIL from the coding sequence ATGAAGAAGATTTTCAATCCGCCCTCGGTCCGCCGTCCGTTCGGTAATTATAATCATGGATTGCTTGTGCCGCCGGGCGCTTCGCTGCTCGTCACCTCAGGTCAGCTCGGCATTGGTCTCGACGATGACGTGCCGGAAGACATCGGCAAACAGGCCGAGATGTGCTTCGAAGCGATCAAGGCTATTCTTGAAGATGCGCAGATGAGTTTTGCGGACGTCATCCGCATTTCCGGGTTCGTAACGAAGCGGGAGGATTTCCCAACCTATATGGCGGTGCGCGACAAGTATACGTTGGACCCGAAGCCGGTCTCGACATTGATCATAGTTAGCGGGTTCACACGGCCGGAATTTCTCGTCGAAGTCGAAGTCACAGCCGCCAAAATACTATGA
- a CDS encoding CmpA/NrtA family ABC transporter substrate-binding protein, whose protein sequence is MTKNSRPGITRRNILKTTATAALIGAVKTAFPSGAFAAGPGPEVKGIKLGFIALTDSAPLIIAKEKGLFDKYGLPETDVAKQASWGATRDNLVLGGAANGIDGAHILSPLPYLMHTGKVTQNNKRVPMAVLARLNLDSQGISVAKEYAETGVQLDASKLKAAFEKKKAEGKEIKAAMTFPGGTHDLWIRYWLAAGGIDPNKDVSTIVVPPPQMVANMKVGNMDVFCVGEPWNEQLVNQGIGFTAATTGELWKGHPEKALGLRAEWIEKNPNAAKALLMAVMEAQQWCESMDNKAEMAEILGKRQWFNVPTKDVLGRLKGDINYGNGREVKATDLYMKFWKDGASYPFKSHDSWFMTENIRWGNLPATTDIKALVNEVNREDIWREAAKDLGIAAADIPASSSRGKETFFDGKVFDPENPSAYLESLSIKAVS, encoded by the coding sequence ATGACAAAGAATTCGAGACCCGGCATCACCCGCCGCAACATTCTCAAGACGACTGCGACGGCCGCCCTCATCGGTGCCGTCAAGACTGCCTTTCCATCCGGCGCGTTCGCAGCTGGGCCCGGCCCTGAAGTGAAAGGCATCAAGCTCGGCTTCATCGCGCTCACGGATTCCGCGCCGCTGATTATCGCTAAGGAGAAAGGCCTTTTCGACAAGTATGGCCTGCCAGAAACCGATGTCGCCAAACAGGCCTCCTGGGGTGCGACCCGTGACAATCTCGTGCTGGGTGGCGCGGCGAACGGTATTGACGGCGCCCATATCCTCTCGCCGCTCCCCTATTTGATGCATACCGGCAAGGTGACGCAGAACAACAAGCGGGTGCCGATGGCGGTCCTCGCCCGGCTCAATCTCGACAGTCAGGGTATTTCCGTCGCCAAGGAATATGCCGAAACCGGCGTCCAGCTCGACGCCTCGAAGCTGAAGGCGGCTTTCGAAAAGAAGAAGGCGGAAGGCAAGGAAATCAAGGCTGCAATGACCTTCCCGGGCGGCACTCATGACCTCTGGATCCGCTACTGGCTCGCTGCCGGCGGCATTGACCCGAACAAGGACGTTTCGACGATCGTCGTGCCGCCGCCCCAAATGGTGGCCAATATGAAGGTCGGCAACATGGACGTCTTCTGTGTGGGCGAACCATGGAACGAGCAGCTCGTCAACCAGGGGATCGGCTTCACCGCCGCCACCACCGGCGAGCTCTGGAAGGGCCACCCTGAAAAGGCGCTGGGGCTGCGCGCCGAATGGATCGAAAAGAACCCCAATGCCGCCAAGGCTCTGCTGATGGCCGTCATGGAAGCGCAGCAATGGTGCGAGAGCATGGACAACAAGGCGGAGATGGCTGAGATTCTCGGCAAGCGCCAATGGTTCAACGTCCCGACCAAGGATGTGCTCGGCCGCCTCAAGGGCGACATCAACTATGGCAACGGTCGCGAGGTCAAAGCAACCGACCTCTACATGAAGTTCTGGAAGGACGGCGCCTCCTACCCGTTCAAGAGCCACGATAGCTGGTTCATGACCGAAAACATCCGTTGGGGAAATCTGCCGGCGACGACGGATATCAAGGCGCTGGTCAACGAGGTGAACCGCGAAGACATCTGGCGCGAGGCTGCCAAGGATCTCGGAATCGCTGCTGCCGACATTCCCGCATCGTCGTCCCGCGGCAAGGAAACCTTCTTCGACGGCAAGGTCTTCGATCCTGAAAATCCCTCCGCCTATCTCGAAAGCCTTTCGATCAAGGCTGTCTCCTGA
- the ntrB gene encoding nitrate ABC transporter permease, with amino-acid sequence MSALANKQNPSTAVSVKRAAKVLPFSGGHGPRIDLHRAGLAAFRNVVPPTVVLALLLLVWQVLCSSADASLPSPHQVWQDSYDLIAYPFFNYGSQDIGLGWRVLVSLQRVAYGFGLAGVAGVIIGAIIGQSVWAMRGLDPIFQVLRTVPPLAWLPLSLAAFQDSSPSAIFVIFITSIWPVIINTAVGVRNIPQDYRNVAEVLRLNQFEFFLKIMLPSAAPYIFTGLRIGVGLSWLAIVAAEMLTGGVGIGFFIWDAWNSSRLPDIIVALAYIGIVGFALDKLVAALGNIVTRGAMAN; translated from the coding sequence ATGTCCGCCCTGGCAAATAAACAAAATCCCTCCACGGCCGTCTCCGTTAAGCGGGCGGCAAAGGTCCTGCCGTTTTCGGGCGGGCATGGACCACGGATCGACTTGCACCGTGCGGGTCTGGCCGCATTTCGCAATGTCGTTCCGCCAACCGTCGTACTGGCGCTTCTCCTGCTGGTCTGGCAGGTGCTGTGCTCTTCGGCCGACGCGTCTCTACCCTCCCCGCATCAGGTCTGGCAGGACAGCTATGACCTGATCGCCTATCCCTTCTTCAATTACGGTTCCCAGGATATCGGGCTCGGCTGGCGAGTGCTCGTTTCGCTGCAACGTGTCGCTTACGGCTTCGGGCTAGCGGGGGTGGCCGGCGTCATCATCGGAGCCATCATCGGACAGTCTGTCTGGGCAATGCGCGGCCTCGATCCGATCTTCCAGGTGCTGCGGACGGTTCCGCCGCTCGCCTGGCTGCCGCTCTCGCTCGCAGCCTTCCAGGATTCCAGCCCTTCGGCGATCTTTGTCATCTTCATTACTTCGATCTGGCCCGTCATCATCAATACCGCCGTCGGCGTTCGCAACATTCCGCAGGACTACCGCAACGTCGCTGAGGTGCTGCGCCTCAACCAGTTCGAATTTTTCCTGAAGATAATGCTGCCTTCGGCAGCGCCCTACATCTTCACCGGTCTCAGGATCGGCGTCGGGCTCTCCTGGCTTGCGATCGTCGCGGCAGAAATGCTGACCGGCGGCGTCGGCATCGGCTTCTTCATCTGGGATGCCTGGAACTCGTCGCGTCTTCCGGACATCATCGTGGCGCTGGCCTATATCGGCATCGTCGGCTTTGCCCTCGACAAGCTGGTGGCGGCGCTCGGTAACATCGTCACCCGCGGCGCCATGGCCAATTGA
- a CDS encoding ABC transporter ATP-binding protein, with protein MNAYLKLDRIDKHFDRGGVRADVLRDINLTISEGEFVSIIGHSGCGKSTLLNLIAGLTPVSAGAVLLEDREVNEPGPERAVVFQNHSLLPWLTVYENVNLAVSKVFSRTKTKAERHDWVMANLDLVQMAHAKDKRPSEISGGMKQRVGIARALSMEPKILLLDEPFGALDALTRAHLQDAVMEIHSRLGNTMVMITHDVDEAVLLSDRIVMMTNGPAARIGEVLDVTIPRPRNRIDLASDRTYLKCREAVLKFLYERHRFIEAAE; from the coding sequence ATGAACGCCTATCTGAAGCTCGACCGTATCGACAAGCATTTCGACCGCGGCGGTGTGCGCGCCGATGTCCTGAGGGATATTAACCTGACAATTTCCGAGGGCGAGTTCGTTTCGATCATCGGCCATTCGGGCTGCGGCAAGTCCACCTTGCTCAATCTCATTGCCGGTCTGACCCCGGTTTCTGCAGGCGCGGTGCTCCTTGAGGACCGCGAGGTCAACGAGCCGGGTCCGGAACGCGCTGTTGTCTTCCAGAACCACTCGCTCCTGCCTTGGCTGACGGTCTATGAGAACGTCAATCTTGCCGTTTCGAAGGTCTTCAGCAGAACGAAGACCAAGGCCGAGCGGCATGACTGGGTGATGGCCAATCTCGACCTCGTGCAGATGGCCCATGCCAAAGACAAGCGGCCTTCGGAGATATCGGGCGGCATGAAGCAGCGCGTCGGCATTGCCCGCGCGCTTTCAATGGAGCCGAAGATCCTGCTGCTCGACGAGCCGTTCGGCGCCCTCGACGCGCTGACCCGCGCCCATCTTCAGGATGCTGTGATGGAGATCCATAGTCGGCTCGGCAACACGATGGTGATGATCACCCATGATGTCGATGAAGCGGTGCTGCTGTCCGACCGAATCGTGATGATGACCAACGGCCCGGCAGCACGCATCGGCGAAGTGCTCGATGTAACGATTCCTCGTCCCCGCAATCGCATCGACCTTGCCTCTGACCGGACATACCTCAAATGCCGCGAGGCGGTGCTGAAATTCCTTTATGAACGTCACCGCTTTATCGAGGCTGCGGAGTAA
- a CDS encoding GntR family transcriptional regulator, whose translation MKQVRRRELIRAGTTVEQMVRAIADMIVTGRMLPGEKLDEVSLAARFDVSRTPVREALRELGAMGLVDREPNRSAVVTNVTESYLHSMFEAMAELEAICARLSAERMTVDERRTLELEHQASMRLVHTGAEEEYAAHNTEFHTRLYRGAHNDHVFEMVTQTRARLAPFRRAQFRLPGRLAKSYEEHDRIVTAIMRADGAAAAQAAYSHVEMVSDASAVFATAGEPGAHDG comes from the coding sequence TTGAAGCAAGTCAGGCGCAGAGAGCTCATCAGGGCAGGAACCACCGTCGAACAGATGGTACGAGCGATTGCCGACATGATTGTCACGGGGCGGATGCTGCCGGGCGAGAAGCTTGACGAAGTCTCGCTGGCGGCCCGTTTTGACGTGTCACGCACGCCCGTACGTGAGGCGCTTCGTGAGCTCGGGGCGATGGGGCTGGTCGACCGAGAGCCGAACCGCAGCGCCGTCGTCACCAACGTGACCGAATCCTACCTGCATTCAATGTTCGAGGCGATGGCGGAACTTGAAGCGATCTGCGCCAGGCTCTCGGCTGAGCGTATGACGGTCGATGAGCGGCGCACACTGGAGCTGGAGCACCAGGCGTCGATGAGGCTCGTGCATACCGGCGCGGAAGAGGAATATGCCGCGCACAACACCGAATTTCACACCCGCCTTTATCGCGGCGCGCATAACGATCATGTTTTCGAGATGGTGACCCAGACGCGGGCGCGGCTAGCGCCCTTTCGACGGGCCCAGTTCCGGCTACCCGGACGCCTGGCGAAATCCTATGAGGAGCACGACCGGATCGTGACCGCGATCATGCGCGCTGATGGCGCTGCCGCTGCGCAGGCGGCTTACTCCCATGTGGAGATGGTCAGCGATGCCAGCGCGGTGTTTGCAACCGCCGGGGAGCCGGGCGCGCACGACGGCTGA